The Toxoplasma gondii ME49 chromosome XII, whole genome shotgun sequence genome includes a region encoding these proteins:
- the RPS27A gene encoding ribosomal-ubiquitin protein RPS27A (encoded by transcript TGME49_245620), with translation MQIFVLSVGGDTLALEVAPTSTIRDVKEQLQARQGIEADDQRLCFGLHALEDDETLGELGVEEECTLYQSLELLGAGKKRKKKTYTKPKKQKHKKKKVKLAVLKFYKVDGNDKVTRLRKECPRETCGAGVFMAAHKNRTYCGRCGLTYILNAEE, from the exons ATGCAAATctttgtcctctctgtcggcgGCGACACCCTCGCCCTCGAGGTCGCTCCGACCTCGACCATCCGTGATGTGAAGGAGCAGCTTCAGGCCCGCCAAG GCATTGAGGCGGATGACCAGCGCCTGTGCTTCGGTCTCCATGCTTTGGAGGACGACGAGACTCTCGGCGAGCTCGGCGTCGAGGAG GAGTGCACCCTGTACCAGTCTCTCGAGTTGCTGGGTGCTGGCAAGAAgcgcaagaagaagacgtaCACCAAACCCAAGAAGCAAAagcacaagaagaagaaggtcaAGCTCGCGGTGTTGAAGTTCTACAAAGTCGACGGCAACGACAAGGTGACTCGTCTGCGCAAGGAGTGCCCCCGTGAGACCTGCGGCGCAGGTGTCTTCATGGCTGCGCACAAGAACCGCACATACTGCGGGCGCTGCGGTCTCACCTACATCCTCAATGCTGAGGagtga
- a CDS encoding hypothetical protein (encoded by transcript TGME49_245630~Predicted trans-membrane domain (TMHMM2.0):3-26:32-51) produces the protein MHDTTLRRGIFVTIFLFVFLGAFVTLDAYRYMWIFLAVIFGVIVFTDCVFFNEGDFLYDPFYNNWLEKTSPQY, from the exons ATGCACGACACGACGCTTCGCCGGG GTATCTTCGTTACgattttcctcttcgtcttcttgggCGCCTTCGTGACGCTGGACGCCTACAGATACATGTG GATCTTCCTTGCTGTCATTTTTGGCGTCATCGTCTTCACGGACTGCGTCTTCTTTAACGAGGGTGACTTCCTCTACGATCCGTTTTATAA CAACTGGCTGGAAAAAACCTCTCCGCAATACTAA
- a CDS encoding hypothetical protein (encoded by transcript TGME49_245640), protein MNQSTIVATSVVAPQSAVSLSRAPSRPGPSESFGKQQESRPGVSGAGLAESKRVPSLTQPSLERSVTISRRKIDAVGMSLVPKLDRTTTSLAAKEEKFSSIDKIVSKPTHSFGESSKLPAGIMKTKSMFPSQTLSAPWNAPARCARKDDFGTKAWIEKLQRETTDTSQPPLERQKSQRLAQTEPVQKLKTSWLEPPQEVESGHGVAEGDDLSVAAAEYHVPETEDGKLSFKPSDPRVWNREWIHRRIHNPVLSRSNRERCAFTQSNDWLVFALHHQYVRPLRSTDWLPGEACISQRDSFQLPPGAAKYTSSSLAIPQTSWEPFIFPNPPRPFLLRNKTFNSSARTWIPSRKVKAGLVGGGTEHACNLTQHEWLDLERMLWFDSEPRLEQPYRLYADSKTCIKGSVLDIGHMMRIGW, encoded by the exons ATGAATCAGAGCACCATTGTTGCGACGTCTGTGGTCGCTCCGCAGAGCGCAGTCTCACTTTCGAGGGCCCCTAGCCGACCAGGGCCTAGCGAGAGTTTCGGTAAACAGCAAGAAAGTCGTCCAGGTGTTTCGGGTGCTGGCCTCGCTGAAAGCAAACGCGTGCCCAGCCTTACTCAGCCGTCTCTGGAACGGTCCGTAACCATATCACGACGCAAAATTGATGCGGTGGGCATGTCACTCGTGCCGAAGTTAGACAGGACAACGACTTCTCTtgcagcgaaggaggagaaattCAGTTCTATCGACAAGATAGTCTCAAAGCCAACCCATTCTTTTGGGGAGAGTTCCAAATTACCAGCGGGTATAATGAAAACGAAATCAATGTTTCCGTCACAAACCCTTTCCGCACCGTGGAACGCTCCTGCTCGTTGCGCTCGGAAAGACGACTTCGGGACGAAGGCCTGGATCGAAAAACTGCAAAGAGAAACCACAGACACCTCGCAGCCTCCACTTGAGCGTCAAAAGTCGCAGCGCCTCGCGCAAACCGAGCCTGTGCAGAAACTCAAGACATCCTGGTTGGAGCCTCCTCAAGAGGTCGAAAGTGGACATGGAGTCGCTGAAGGCGACGATCTCAGCGTTGCAGCAGCCGAGTATCACGTCCCAGAAACGGAAGATGGAAAACTCAGCTTCAAACCTAGCGACCCCCGCGTGTGGAATCGCGAGTGGATCCACCGAAGGATACATAACCCCGTCCTCAGTCGCTCGAACCGG GAGCGATGCGCCTTCACACAATCCAACGACTGGCTCGTCTTCGCACTGCACCACCAATACGTTCGACCGCTGCGGTCAACAGACTGGTTGCCAGGTGAAGCATGCATTAGTCAACGAGACTCTTTCCAGCTACCGCCTGGAGCAG CCAAGTATACGTCGAGTTCGTTGGCGATCCCGCAAACTTCATGGGAACCCTTCATCTTCCCCAACCCTCCTCGTCCATTTCTGCTCCGGAACAAGACTTTTAACTCCTCGGCTAGGACCTGGATCCCGTCAAGAAAGGTGAAGGCAGGGTTGGTGGGGGGAGGCACCGAACACGCCTGCAACCTTACCCAGCACGAATGGCTTGATCTGGAAAG AATGCTCTGGTTCGATTCCGAGCCTCGTCTGGAACAGCCCTATCGCCTCTACGCCGACTCTAAAACGTGCATTAAG GGTTCCGTGCTGGACATTGGCCACATGATGCGGATCGGCTGGTAA
- a CDS encoding hypothetical protein (encoded by transcript TGME49_245650): MSRLNIELGEGGGKAGATASCALESDNALQTENLNGLPKFTPSADGVIGTLALVAKCGPFSIYRLRCVYMRALVIRFLFILMDNALWIWVGDQKEVLEDLEAAFLTNIKGDSGKMAVCTSLFSSDVEGSSSGLASKLAIRFKTPVFLSVNVAKADGKLVMFIQHVLQEQTQLLLASYIEQKKSAA, encoded by the exons ATGTCTCGACTGAATATCGAATTGGGGGAGGGAGGCGGGAAAGCGGGAGCGACAGCGTCGTGCGCTCTTGAGTCAGACAACGCTCTGCAGACCGAGAATCTGAATGGACTGCCAAAGTTTACGCCGAGTGCCGACGGCGTGATTGGGACGTTGGCCTTGGTGGCCAAGTGTGGACCCTTCTCGATTTATCGTCTTCGATGCGTGTACATGCGCGCTCTTGTTATTCGATTCCTCTTTATTCTCATGGACAATGCGCTGTGGATTTGGGTAGGCGACCAAAAAGAGGTTCTCGAAGACTTGGAGGCGGCCTTCCTCACCAATATAAAG GGAGACTCGGGCAAAATGGCAGTGTGTACAAGCCTTTTTTCGTCGGACGTGGAAGGTTCAAGTTCTGGCCTCGCGTCGAAATTGG CCATTCGATTCAAAACGCCCGTTTTCCTTTCCGTCAATGTTGCAAAGGCCGACGGCAAACTTGTCATGTTTATCCAACACGTCCTACAGGAGCAaacgcagctgctgctcgcTTCATATATAGAACAGAAGAAGTCAGCAGCGTAG